The Bos mutus isolate GX-2022 chromosome 7, NWIPB_WYAK_1.1, whole genome shotgun sequence genome window below encodes:
- the LOC102282204 gene encoding olfactory receptor 2L8 translates to MENCNQTSTDFILLGLFPSSRFGLFLFILIVLIFLLALFGNLSMILLIFLNIHLHKPMYFLLSQLSLIDLNYISTIAPKMAYNYLFGNKSISFIGCGVQSFFFLTLAGAEALLLASMAYDRYVAICFPLHYSIKITRRVCVLMIIGSWIMGSINSCAHTTYALHIPYCRSRAINHFFCDVPAMLTLACIDTWVYEYTVFVSTTLFLLCPFIGIVCSYGRVLRVVHHMNSAEGKKKAYSACSTLLPVVTFYYAPFVYTYLHPRYLRSPTEDKVLAVLYTILTPVLNPVIYSLKNKEMMEALRRAIQRICSVKM, encoded by the coding sequence ATGGAAAACTGTAATCAAACATCAACTGATTTCATCTTATTGGGATTGTTTCCCTCATCAAGATTTggcctgtttctttttattctcattgttctcattttcttattGGCTTTATTTGGCAACCTTTCCATGATCCTTCTTATCTTTCTGAACATCCATCTTCACAAACCCATGTATTTTTTACTTAGTCAACTATCCCTAATTGACCTAAATTACATCTCAACCATTGCCCCCAAAATGGCTTACAATTATCTGTTTGGAAATAAATCAATCTCATTCATTGGATGTGGGGTACAGAGCTTCTTTTTCTTGACATTAGCAGGTGCAGAAGCATTGCTCTTGGCCTCTATGGCTTATGATCGGTATGTGGCCATTTGCTTTCCTCTTCACTATTCCATCAAAATCACTAGACGAGTGTGTGTGTTGATGATAATAGGATCTTGGATAATGGGCTCTATCAATTCCTGTGCCCACACCACATATGCCCTCCATATCCCTTATTGCAGATCCAGGGCCATCAatcatttcttctgtgatgtCCCAGCCATGTTGACTCTGGCCTGCATTGACACCTGGGTCTATGAGTACACAGTGTTTGTGAGTACCACCCTCTTCCTTTTGTGCCCTTTCATTGGTATTGTATGTTCCTATGGCCGTGTTCTCCGTGTGGTCCATCACATGAACTCAGCAGAAGGGAAGAAGAAGGCCTATTCAGCTTGCAGCACCCTCCTCCCAGTGGTGACTTTCTACTATGCTCCCTTTGTTTACACTTATCTACACCCAAGATATCTCAGATCTCCAACAGAAGACAAGGTTCTGGCTGTCTTATACACCATCCTGACCCCAGTGCTCAATCCTGTTATCTATAGCCTGAAAAACAAGGAGATGATGGAAGCCCTGAGAAGAGCAATTCAGAGAATCTGCTCTGTAAAAATGTAG